AAAAAGTCAAAGGATAATTTCCACCCCAAACACAAAAATCTGATGGACCTTTACGGAAGCAATGGTTTATCCCTCGATTACGATTATAAAAAAGTTCGTGGCGGTGAGGGATAAATATGTATCTAGTCGATACTTCAGTATGGGTAGACTTTTTTAAAGCCAACCCTACCCCGGCGGTTGAATACCTCAAACAGCTATTAGACATTATCGAAAACCCAAAACCTCACCCCCCGCCCCCCTCTCCTTAACAGGAGAGGGGGAGATTTTTTGCCTGTTCCGTCCAGGAGTTAAGCATAACAACGGAATAATTCTCCCCCTCTCCTGTTAAGGAGAGGGGGTTGGGGGGTGAGGTTTCCGATAATGTCTATTGATCACTGGGGAAGAAGTTGGTCTTTCGACCATAATCCTGCAAGAGATCCTCCAGGGAACAGCCGACGAACGGTATTTCGCCAAGTACCTGGAGTATTTCGAGGCACTACCCATCTACCTCCCAAAAAATCCGATCCAAAGTGCCATTAATGCCGCTCGTTTGTATTTTGATTGTCGCCGCCGTGGGATAACCATTCGTTCCTCTAATGATTGCCTAATTGCTTTAACCACCGTGGAACATGATTTAATCCTGCTTCATAGCGATGCCGATTTTCAACGCATTGCCAGCGTATTGGAAGGATTTAGGGAAACATCAAACTGAACATCGCTATCTGTTGGAATTGTTTTTACGATTGATTCCATGACCCACGCCAACGAATACACCCTGGTCGAAAAACCCATCCTCGACCGCCTGAAGGCCCACGGCTACCGCTACATCCACCCCGACGAGCATCCCGTCCTCCGTCCCCGCGAGAACGAGGTGCTGTTCAAGCCCCTGCTCGTCGCCGCCCTCGTCCG
The nucleotide sequence above comes from Gammaproteobacteria bacterium. Encoded proteins:
- a CDS encoding hypothetical protein (Evidence 5 : Unknown function), with the translated sequence MQAIEFEAIPQHHSIQIPKEIPDGTCFRVLLLWEPDKKSKDNFHPKHKNLMDLYGSNGLSLDYDYKKVRGGEG
- a CDS encoding hypothetical protein (Evidence 5 : Unknown function); translated protein: MITGEEVGLSTIILQEILQGTADERYFAKYLEYFEALPIYLPKNPIQSAINAARLYFDCRRRGITIRSSNDCLIALTTVEHDLILLHSDADFQRIASVLEGFRETSN